A region of the Acidobacteriota bacterium genome:
GCTCCGGTCGTGATCGGGGTGGTCGACGAGGCGCTTGGGCGCGCCGTTCACGATCCACTCGCGGATCTCGGACGGGCTCTCGTTGTACATCGCGTAGGTGCCGCCCACCCACGGCGGGACGTCGCCATCCCTCGACCCGGGGTTGGCGATCCCCCGCACCCCCTCGGGGCCGTGGCAGCCGAAGCAGCCGAGGCGGTCCGCGACGTCGCGCCCCCTCAGCGCCGCGGAGGCTCCGCGGGCGCGCGACGTGTCGCGCAGGCGCGCCACGGCGAGGAATCCCCCCTCGACGGCCGCGATCAGAAAGAAAAGGGCGGCCACCGAGGCCGCCCGGCTGGATCTCATCGTCACCGGATTCCCGCCCCTACTTCGAGGGCGTGACCTTCTCGATGTAGAAGACCTTCGCGCCGCCTCGCTCGTACCACGACCCCTCGACGGTGACCTTCTTCGCGACGTGCTCTATCAGGAGGGCGTTCGCCGTCTCGTCGTCCTTCGCGCTCGCCACCATGACGACCTTGCCGTCGTCGGTGAGGAGGGCGAGCGGAACGCCGCGCTTCGCGCACCCGCCGGCGCAGCCGGAGTGCTCGCTGCCGTGCGAACCGGACTTGACGTAGCAGGCCGAGTCGATGACCTCGCCGCTGACCGACGCCTTGTCGGCCGCCTTCAGCAGGCCGCCGCCGAGGCTAAGAGCCGCGACGAGGGCCGGGATCCACATGCTTCTTCTCATCTTTGAACCTCCGTGACCGGGTCGAGACCTCGCCGAGCTGGTCGACACCGAATGTGGGGAGGCTAGCACAGCCGCCGGGCGTGCTACGCTGTCCCCTCTTCGGAGTCGAGATGCCTCAGAGCCCGCCCATCTCGGTCATCGTCCCCACCCTGAACGAGCAGGGACTCATAGGCCGATGTCTCGAATCGCTCGCGCGCACTCTGCCGGGGGCGGAGATCCTCGTCGCCGACGGCGGAAGCCGAGATCGCACGCGGGAGATCGCCGGCCGATTCGAGGCGTCAGGGGTGAGGCTGCTGAGAGCGGCGCCCGGGCGCGGGCCGCAGATGAACGCGGGGGCCGCCGCCGCGACGGGAAGCATCCTGCTCTTCCTGCACGCCGACGTGACGCTACCGGAGGCGGCCGGGCGGTGGATCGACGAAGCGCTCGGGGATCCGGGGGTCGTCGCGGGGGCCTTTCGCACGCACACCGTCGCGGAATCGCTCCCGGCCGCGCTGCGCCCGATCCTGAGGCTCGCGGACGTTCGCAGCCGCTGGTCGGGGCTCCCGTACGGCGATCAGGCCCTCTTCGTGCGCGCGGAGGTCTTCCGCCGCGCCGGCGGGTTCGCCGGGATCCCGCTGATGGAAGATCTCGATCTGTCGCGGCGTCTGCGCCGGCATGGAAAGATCCGGACCGTCCCCGCGGAGGTGACGGTCTCGGCGCGGCGTTTCGTCGCGAGACCGGTCAGCTCCGCCGTCACGATGAGCCTCTTCCCGATCCTGTTCCGGATGGGGGTCTCGCCGTGGTGGCTGGCCCGGATGTACGGCAACCCGAGATGAACGACGAGTGGACCCGATGGAGGGAGCGCGCATGACCGCAGTCGCGGCGACCGAAAGGCTGGACGAGCTGTGCATCAACACCATCCGCACGCTGGCGATGGACGCCGTTCAGAAGGCCAACTCGGGGCACCCGGGAACGCCCATGGGGATGGCGCCCGTGGCGCACCTCCTCTACGACCGGTTCCTCAAGTTCAACCCCGCGGATCCGAAGTGGCTCAACCGCGATCGCTTCGTCCTCTCGTGCGGCCACGCGTCGATGCTCCTGTACGGCGCGCTGCACATCAACGGCTTCGACCTTCCCCTCGAAGAGCTGATGAAGTTCCGCCAGCTCCACAGCAAGTGCCCCGGCCACCCGGAGTACACGCCGGATGATCGCCTCACCCCCGGAATCGAGACGACGACCGGCCCCCTGGGGCAGGGGTTCGCGAACGCGGTCGGCATGGCGATCGGGAAACGGTGGCTCGCGGCGACGTACAACCGCCCCGGCCACGAGATCATCGA
Encoded here:
- a CDS encoding TIGR04283 family arsenosugar biosynthesis glycosyltransferase; amino-acid sequence: MPQSPPISVIVPTLNEQGLIGRCLESLARTLPGAEILVADGGSRDRTREIAGRFEASGVRLLRAAPGRGPQMNAGAAAATGSILLFLHADVTLPEAAGRWIDEALGDPGVVAGAFRTHTVAESLPAALRPILRLADVRSRWSGLPYGDQALFVRAEVFRRAGGFAGIPLMEDLDLSRRLRRHGKIRTVPAEVTVSARRFVARPVSSAVTMSLFPILFRMGVSPWWLARMYGNPR